One Euphorbia lathyris chromosome 1, ddEupLath1.1, whole genome shotgun sequence DNA segment encodes these proteins:
- the LOC136205615 gene encoding uncharacterized protein isoform X3 — MDEFSNGKTEETEKVEVEVKDEKLVIEDAEEPKPEAESVIQSMKESHDAEDKEEAKEESCILHDLEEKEVINSIFDSDEVIVETLMDSDVIEVESEGIGETEIESKGIDETELEQEGIDVGLLNGARETMWPESISNKPNGGASEVGLGETEEEIPPSLVDVSAADDEETQVESQGIGETEIESKGINETELEQEGIDVGLLNGARETMWPESTSNKPNGGASEVGLGETEEEISPSLVDVSAADDEETQVESQGIGETEIESKGINETELKPQGIDVGLTNGARETMLPESTSNKPNGGASEVGLSETEDEISPSLVDASAADDDETQVESQGIGETEMESKGINETELEPQGIDVGLLNGERETMWPESTSNKPTGASEVGFSETEDKISPSLVDKDENPGLPDVVTRGIEEIKVEGNSSVTVDKESVQTSIDGSLKPSADAIIVGSNDAFPETIGNPHIISISQRTIQPTTWRSCCGLFQVLKRSNR, encoded by the exons ATGGATGAATTTTCGAATGGGAAAACTGAGGAGACAGAGAAGGTTGAAGTCGAGGTTAAAGATGAGAAATTAGttattgaagatgctgaggagCCCAAACCTGAGGCTGAATCTGTTATTCAATCCATGAAAGAATCTCATGATGCTGAGGATAAGGAAGAAGCTAAAGAGGAGAGTTGTATCTTGCACGATTTGGAGGAGAAAGAGGTTATTAACTCAATTTTCGATTCGGATGAGGTTATTGTAGAAACTTTAATGGATTCTGATGTGATTGAAGTGGAATCAGAAGGAATTGGTGAGACTGAAATTGAATCAAAAGGAATTGATGAGACCGAGCTCGAACAAGAAGGAATTGATGTTGGCTTGTTAAATGGAGCAAGGGAAACAATGTGGCCTGAATCAATTTCAAATAAGCCTAATGGTGGTGCATCTGAAGTGGGATTGGGTGAAACTGAAGAAGAAATTCCGCCTTCTTTGGTTGATGTATCTGCAGCAGATGATGAGGAGACCCAAGTTGAATCACAAGGAATTGGTGAGACTGAAATTGAATCAAAAGGAATCAATGAGACCGAGCTCGAACAAGAAGGAATTGATGTTGGCTTGTTAAATGGAGCAAGGGAAACAATGTGGCCTGAATCAACTTCAAATAAGCCTAATGGTGGTGCATCTGAAGTGGGATTGGGTGAAACTGAAGAAGAAATTTCGCCTTCTTTGGTTGATGTATCTGCAGCAGATGATGAGGAGACCCAAGTGGAATCACAAGGAATTGGTGAGACTGAAATTGAATCAAAAGGAATCAATGAGACCGAGCTCAAACCACAGGGAATTGATGTTGGCCTGACGAATGGAGCAAGGGAAACAATGTTGCCTGAATCAACTTCAAATAAGCCTAATGGTGGTGCATCTGAAGTGGGATTGAGTGAAACTGAAGATGAAATCTCGCCTTCTTTGGTCGATGCATCTGCAGCAGATGATGATGAGACCCAAGTGGAATCACAAGGAATTGGTGAGACTGAAATGGAATCAAAAGGAATTAATGAGACCGAGCTCGAACCACAAGGAATTGATGTTGGCCTGTTGAATGGAGAAAGAGAAACAATGTGGCCTGAATCAACTTCAAATAAGCCTACTGGTGCATCTGAAGTGGGGTTTAGTGAAACTGAAGACAAAATCTCGCCTTCCTTGGTTGATAAAGATGAAAATCCAGGTTTACCAGATGTGGTAACAAGAGGGATTGAAGAGATAAAAGTGGAAGGCAACTCATCTGTCACTGTTGATAAGGAATCTGTGCAAACTTCAATTGATGGTTCTTTGAAACCATCAGCTGATGCCATCATTGTTGGAAGCAATGATGCCTTTCCTGAAACTATAGGAAACCCG CATATTATATCAATAAGCCAGCGCACAATACAACCGACAACTTGGAGGAGTTGCTGTGGCCTCTTTCAAGTCCTCAAGCGTTCGAATAGGTAA
- the LOC136205615 gene encoding uncharacterized protein isoform X2: MDEFSNGKTEETEKVEVEVKDEKLVIEDAEEPKPEAESVIQSMKESHDAEDKEEAKEESCILHDLEEKEVINSIFDSDEVIVETLMDSDVIEVESEGIGETEIESKGIDETELEQEGIDVGLLNGARETMWPESISNKPNGGASEVGLGETEEEIPPSLVDVSAADDEETQVESQGIGETEIESKGINETELEQEGIDVGLLNGARETMWPESTSNKPNGGASEVGLGETEEEISPSLVDVSAADDEETQVESQGIGETEIESKGINETELKPQGIDVGLTNGARETMLPESTSNKPNGGASEVGLSETEDEISPSLVDASAADDDETQVESQGIGETEMESKGINETELEPQGIDVGLLNGERETMWPESTSNKPTGASEVGFSETEDKISPSLVDKDENPGLPDVVTRGIEEIKVEGNSSVTVDKESVQTSIDGSLKPSADAIIVGSNDAFPETIGNPHIISISQRTIQPTTWRSCCGLFQVLKRSNRCQNEIEQ; encoded by the exons ATGGATGAATTTTCGAATGGGAAAACTGAGGAGACAGAGAAGGTTGAAGTCGAGGTTAAAGATGAGAAATTAGttattgaagatgctgaggagCCCAAACCTGAGGCTGAATCTGTTATTCAATCCATGAAAGAATCTCATGATGCTGAGGATAAGGAAGAAGCTAAAGAGGAGAGTTGTATCTTGCACGATTTGGAGGAGAAAGAGGTTATTAACTCAATTTTCGATTCGGATGAGGTTATTGTAGAAACTTTAATGGATTCTGATGTGATTGAAGTGGAATCAGAAGGAATTGGTGAGACTGAAATTGAATCAAAAGGAATTGATGAGACCGAGCTCGAACAAGAAGGAATTGATGTTGGCTTGTTAAATGGAGCAAGGGAAACAATGTGGCCTGAATCAATTTCAAATAAGCCTAATGGTGGTGCATCTGAAGTGGGATTGGGTGAAACTGAAGAAGAAATTCCGCCTTCTTTGGTTGATGTATCTGCAGCAGATGATGAGGAGACCCAAGTTGAATCACAAGGAATTGGTGAGACTGAAATTGAATCAAAAGGAATCAATGAGACCGAGCTCGAACAAGAAGGAATTGATGTTGGCTTGTTAAATGGAGCAAGGGAAACAATGTGGCCTGAATCAACTTCAAATAAGCCTAATGGTGGTGCATCTGAAGTGGGATTGGGTGAAACTGAAGAAGAAATTTCGCCTTCTTTGGTTGATGTATCTGCAGCAGATGATGAGGAGACCCAAGTGGAATCACAAGGAATTGGTGAGACTGAAATTGAATCAAAAGGAATCAATGAGACCGAGCTCAAACCACAGGGAATTGATGTTGGCCTGACGAATGGAGCAAGGGAAACAATGTTGCCTGAATCAACTTCAAATAAGCCTAATGGTGGTGCATCTGAAGTGGGATTGAGTGAAACTGAAGATGAAATCTCGCCTTCTTTGGTCGATGCATCTGCAGCAGATGATGATGAGACCCAAGTGGAATCACAAGGAATTGGTGAGACTGAAATGGAATCAAAAGGAATTAATGAGACCGAGCTCGAACCACAAGGAATTGATGTTGGCCTGTTGAATGGAGAAAGAGAAACAATGTGGCCTGAATCAACTTCAAATAAGCCTACTGGTGCATCTGAAGTGGGGTTTAGTGAAACTGAAGACAAAATCTCGCCTTCCTTGGTTGATAAAGATGAAAATCCAGGTTTACCAGATGTGGTAACAAGAGGGATTGAAGAGATAAAAGTGGAAGGCAACTCATCTGTCACTGTTGATAAGGAATCTGTGCAAACTTCAATTGATGGTTCTTTGAAACCATCAGCTGATGCCATCATTGTTGGAAGCAATGATGCCTTTCCTGAAACTATAGGAAACCCG CATATTATATCAATAAGCCAGCGCACAATACAACCGACAACTTGGAGGAGTTGCTGTGGCCTCTTTCAAGTCCTCAAGCGTTCGAATAG ATGTCAGAATGAGATTGAGCAGTGA
- the LOC136205615 gene encoding uncharacterized protein isoform X1 has translation MDEFSNGKTEETEKVEVEVKDEKLVIEDAEEPKPEAESVIQSMKESHDAEDKEEAKEESCILHDLEEKEVINSIFDSDEVIVETLMDSDVIEVESEGIGETEIESKGIDETELEQEGIDVGLLNGARETMWPESISNKPNGGASEVGLGETEEEIPPSLVDVSAADDEETQVESQGIGETEIESKGINETELEQEGIDVGLLNGARETMWPESTSNKPNGGASEVGLGETEEEISPSLVDVSAADDEETQVESQGIGETEIESKGINETELKPQGIDVGLTNGARETMLPESTSNKPNGGASEVGLSETEDEISPSLVDASAADDDETQVESQGIGETEMESKGINETELEPQGIDVGLLNGERETMWPESTSNKPTGASEVGFSETEDKISPSLVDKDENPGLPDVVTRGIEEIKVEGNSSVTVDKESVQTSIDGSLKPSADAIIVGSNDAFPETIGNPHIISISQRTIQPTTWRSCCGLFQVLKRSNSLCNADVRMRLSSESFAKCSFIISSIVFFSALITTYPTRLYEMSLKTFIYY, from the exons ATGGATGAATTTTCGAATGGGAAAACTGAGGAGACAGAGAAGGTTGAAGTCGAGGTTAAAGATGAGAAATTAGttattgaagatgctgaggagCCCAAACCTGAGGCTGAATCTGTTATTCAATCCATGAAAGAATCTCATGATGCTGAGGATAAGGAAGAAGCTAAAGAGGAGAGTTGTATCTTGCACGATTTGGAGGAGAAAGAGGTTATTAACTCAATTTTCGATTCGGATGAGGTTATTGTAGAAACTTTAATGGATTCTGATGTGATTGAAGTGGAATCAGAAGGAATTGGTGAGACTGAAATTGAATCAAAAGGAATTGATGAGACCGAGCTCGAACAAGAAGGAATTGATGTTGGCTTGTTAAATGGAGCAAGGGAAACAATGTGGCCTGAATCAATTTCAAATAAGCCTAATGGTGGTGCATCTGAAGTGGGATTGGGTGAAACTGAAGAAGAAATTCCGCCTTCTTTGGTTGATGTATCTGCAGCAGATGATGAGGAGACCCAAGTTGAATCACAAGGAATTGGTGAGACTGAAATTGAATCAAAAGGAATCAATGAGACCGAGCTCGAACAAGAAGGAATTGATGTTGGCTTGTTAAATGGAGCAAGGGAAACAATGTGGCCTGAATCAACTTCAAATAAGCCTAATGGTGGTGCATCTGAAGTGGGATTGGGTGAAACTGAAGAAGAAATTTCGCCTTCTTTGGTTGATGTATCTGCAGCAGATGATGAGGAGACCCAAGTGGAATCACAAGGAATTGGTGAGACTGAAATTGAATCAAAAGGAATCAATGAGACCGAGCTCAAACCACAGGGAATTGATGTTGGCCTGACGAATGGAGCAAGGGAAACAATGTTGCCTGAATCAACTTCAAATAAGCCTAATGGTGGTGCATCTGAAGTGGGATTGAGTGAAACTGAAGATGAAATCTCGCCTTCTTTGGTCGATGCATCTGCAGCAGATGATGATGAGACCCAAGTGGAATCACAAGGAATTGGTGAGACTGAAATGGAATCAAAAGGAATTAATGAGACCGAGCTCGAACCACAAGGAATTGATGTTGGCCTGTTGAATGGAGAAAGAGAAACAATGTGGCCTGAATCAACTTCAAATAAGCCTACTGGTGCATCTGAAGTGGGGTTTAGTGAAACTGAAGACAAAATCTCGCCTTCCTTGGTTGATAAAGATGAAAATCCAGGTTTACCAGATGTGGTAACAAGAGGGATTGAAGAGATAAAAGTGGAAGGCAACTCATCTGTCACTGTTGATAAGGAATCTGTGCAAACTTCAATTGATGGTTCTTTGAAACCATCAGCTGATGCCATCATTGTTGGAAGCAATGATGCCTTTCCTGAAACTATAGGAAACCCG CATATTATATCAATAAGCCAGCGCACAATACAACCGACAACTTGGAGGAGTTGCTGTGGCCTCTTTCAAGTCCTCAAGCGTTCGAATAG TTTGTGTAATGCAGATGTCAGAATGAGATTGAGCAGTGAAAGCTTTGCTAAGTGCAGTTTCATCATTTCCagtattgtttttttttctgctCTAATTACAACATATCCTACGAGATTATACGAAATGAGTTTGAAAACTTTTATATACTATTAG